The DNA segment CGCATGAGCTTGTCCCGTCCCAATTGGGCGACCAGTCACTGCAGCGGCGAAACGGTGACGTGCTGGAAAAACAAGGAGCTTGCCAGTGACTTCAGAAATCGTATGGGAGGTACCTGAACCACTTTCCACTCACGATGTCCGCGTGGATGACGACACCATAATTACGCTGCGGCAACATGGAAATCCGTCAGGACCGCGACTCGTCATGAGCCATGGCAACGGTCTCGCAGTCGATCTGTACTATCCATTCTGGTCGCTCCTGACCGACGACTTTGACCTAATAATTTACGATCTCAGAAACCATGGATGGAATCCGGTAGGCGATCTTCAAAACCATAGTCTTCCAACATTGGTTCAGGACAACGACACCATTCTCGAGGCTATCGACCGCCACTATGGAGCAAAGTCCAGAATAGGTGTGTTCCACTCAGTTGCGGCTCTGGCGACTCTGCTATCACCCAAAAAGGGCGGCGACTTTGCAGCCCGGGTTCTGTTCGACCCGCCTGTCTGCAAACCTGGCCGAAGCTTTAAGGATTATGAAGATATCGCAAAACGTATGGCCAAAACGATCCGTCAAAGCACGAGTCAGTTTAAAACCACGCAGGAACTTGTGGACATTCTTCCCTACATTCCAGCCTGGCAGCACGTGGTGCCAGGGGTATTCGACCTTTATGCAAGAACAACCCTGCGTGAATGTGCGAATGGAGAGGGGTATGAACCTCGCTGCCCTTCTGAGTACCAGGCGCAGTTAATAGAGTACGCCAGCGCCTTTGCCGTACTCGTGGACTTTCAGTCGCTCCTCTGCCCGACAAAGGTCATCGGGGCCGACCCGACCTTGCCATACTCATACCTGCCGACGCTCGACCTGAGCGATATGTCTACCGTGGATTACGACTTTCTGCCTGACACTACGCACCTTCTTCTTTTGGAAAAGCCGCAGGAATGCGTCAAGTCCATGCTTGAGTTCATCGAGCCGATTATCACTACGTAAACTCGACCCCTTCCCTTGCGTTCCAATCCAGAGAGTCGTTACGCTTCGACCCGCACCGCGACGATATCCATCCCCTGATATTTCCGGTGGCGCACCGATGAAGCATAATGACGCAACAGGCGGAACGATATTTCCCTCTCGTCCACGCTTTCGTCCTCTTCGTTCAGATACGCGAGACGGTCCTCCAGATTCTCCTCGTCCTCAAGCGTCGAGATGAATTCCATCTCCGCTGCTCCACCGTCGGGACGCACGGCTATGATCAGGCGCGGAGTCTTGTCCGTCCCACCACCCGCGGGATGTCCGCTGTCCGGCTGCAACAGGCTCGACAGCGTCTCCTCGCCCGCCGAACGCAGCCGCTGGGTCGCCTCCTCGCTCCAGTGCATATCGGCGGCAACTTTCCGCATGAAAGCGTCAATTCGCGGCAGGTCGGAAAAGTCCAGTCGGACCTCCAGCCGCCTGGAACGCGGACTGGTCAGATTCAGGAAGACGTTGAGCGCAATCGCCGTTGCCGCGCCCACCGTGATGCCGTTGCCAAGCAGTGTGCCCCACGGGTGCACCAATAAGTTCTCAAGAATGTTTTGTTGCTCGAACCCGGCACCAAGCGCGAACGACACGCCTACCACAACGGTCTTTTGAAAATCGAGCCCGTCCCGCACGATAGTCTGTACTCCCTCGACAAAAAATATTCCCACGGCAAGTAAGAGAAATGCCCCCATCACCGGACTGGGTATGGTGAGCAGCGCGCCCGTGAACTTTGGCAGCAATGCCAGTACCAGAAGCATGATCGCTATGACGTATCCCACATTGCGGGCGGCAACTCCCGTCATGTTCACGACCGACGCCGTGAATGACGAATATGGCGACGCAGGAGGCGTTCCGGCAAGACCCGACAGCAAAACACCCAGCCCATTTGAGTAGAGCGAGCCTTGCAGCAGCCGAAAATCGGTCGTCCTCGGTCTGCGCCGCGACACCCGTTGAATCACCACGTTGTCTCCAATGCCTTTGATCGCCTGCACCAGAGTGACAATCAAGAACATCGGCAGCAGCGCCCAGAATCCGGCAGTCGGCGTAAGGTCCAACCCTTGGAAACCGACTTCGGGAATGCCGACCCACGGTGCTGCGTACAGCGGCTCCAGGTCATACACTCCCAGCAGGGCAGCGGCCACGCAGCCGGACGCGAATCCGATCAGTATGGACCACGGACGCCAGCGTCGCGGGGCGCGTAGTATCAGCACAGTGGATACGATCAGCGTTACCAAAGCTACGCACAGCCCAGCAAGTGTCGGCGCACCCTCCGGCACTTCCCCGAATCGATCCAGACAGATGGGCAGCACCATCACGGCTATCAGCATAAGGACCGTGCCTGAGACGGTCGGCGTTATCACTCGCCGCAGTTGCGGAAGCCTTGTCGCTATCGCAAAGAAAAAGAACGCAGACACAACCATCAGGCTGGCCAGCATCGCCGGCCCTCCCTCATTCAAGGCGAGCACCGACAGCGGGATGTAGTTGGGAGTCACTCCCATGACGACCAGATGCCCCGCGCCAAATCGACTTATCCTGGAGGCTTGCAGCGCGGTAACTATCCCTACGATTATCAGCGCCGAGAATACGGACCAAGTCAGGAATGCTTCGTCCTGGCCGGTCGCTAGAACATTAATAACCACTATCGAAACTGCGAGCGGCAGCACGAGCACGATGCCCTGTATGGCGACGACGAAGGACGAGAGTGGCGTGCACTTCTCATCCGGCTCGTAGCGGATGTGGTCGTTTATAGGGGTTGACGCCAAGCTGAACCTCCCAATCAGGTTTCGTCGCTGGCGTAAAGAGTAGCCGGTGTTCCGAGATTGCGTCAAATGAGCATGCGGCTAATGGAGAGAGATATGGGCAACCCAAAAATTGCTGCTTTCTGCCGCAGCTATGAAGACGTATAGAACCACGACAGGTTCAGGGATGATCCCATAGCGTCAGGGATAGTGGCAGTTTTTTCTAGTTTAATCAGCGGTCAACTTCCCCGAGCACTATGTCGATGCTGCCTATTGCGGCAACGACGTCGGAGACAAATCCCCCCTTCACCATATCCGGAAGGGCCTGCAGATTCACAAACGACGGCCCACGAACCCGCATCCTGTAGGGCTTTCCCGTACCGTCGCTTACTATGTAGTAACCAAGCTCTCCCTTGGGGTTCTCGACGGAGTGGTATATCTCCCCCGGAGGAGTCTCAAAACCGTTGTAGACCAGCACGAAATGTCTTATCAGGGATTCCATTTTCGTGTAGACAAGCTCTTTTTCAGGCAAAACGATGTCGGGAAGATCGGCAATGTAGGGACCGTCCGGAAGATTTTCAAGGGCCTGCTCGATTATGCGGAGGCTCTGTCTCATCTCCTCCATCCTGCAGAGATATCTTGCGTAGGCGTCTCCCTCATTAGCAACCGGTATGTCGAACTCGTAGTTTTCGTAATCAAGGTAGGGAACGGCTTTTCTCACGTCGTAGGGAACGCCGCTTCCTCTAAGTATGGGTCCCGTAATACCGAGATCGATCGCCTGCTCCTTGCTTATGACCGCTACCCCCTTGGTGCGACCGATCCATATCTTGTTTCTTGTAAGAAGCCTGTCTATTTCGTTTAACGTCTCGGGGAATATCTTAAGGAAGTTCCTTATCGTGTCGGAGAAATCCTCGGGCAGGTCCTGGGGAAGACCCCCTACCCTCGGATAGGAAGTCGTGAGCCTTGCTCCGCATACCATCTCGAGAATTTCGTAGATACGCTCCCTCTCCTTGAAGCAGAAAAGAAAAGCGGTCATCGCGCCGAGATCCATGGCGTTTGCGCCTATGCCTATGAGATGGGACTCGATTCTTCCGAGCTCAAACATTATCACCTCGGCTACCTTGGCTCTTTCGGGAATTTCATCCTCGATCCCGAGAAGCTTCTCAACGGCCAGTATGAAACCTATGTTGTTGCATATCGAGGCCAGGTAATCCATCCTGTCGGTGTAGGGAAGACATTTCTGATAGGTGATGTCCTCGCAGAGCTTTTCTATTCCCCTGTGCAGGTAGCCGATGTGAGGAACGGCCTCCTTGACTATCTCCCCATCGAGATAAAGAACCACCCGCAGAACCCCATGAGTTGACGGATGCTGCGGCCCCATGTTAAGCATCATGGTCTGCTTTCTCGTACCGTCAGCCTCAGTGCCGAGTTCTTCCGTAACAATCTCTACTCTTTCCATCACTCAGCTCCTTCATCAAGAGCCCTCTCGAAACACCTCTTTGAAGATTCCCTGTCTCTCACGTCGAAATCCTTTCTCAGCGGAAACTGGTCGTAATCCTCGGGCATAAGTATTCTTCTCGGGTCGGGATGTCCACTGAAAGTTATCCCGAACATATCGTATGCTTCTCTCTCAAGCCAGTTCGCCCCGGACCACACTGACGTCACGGAATCAATTGCGGGGTTGTCTTGCTCGAGAGCAGCCTTGAGCCTTATTCTCAGATTCTCTTCGTAGTTCTCGCCGAAGCGGTGAAGGAGGTAAACAACTTCGTATCTCGGAAACTTGACGGTCAGGTAGTCGACAATCGTAACGTCCACAAGATAAGTAAAACCGAGCGCGTTTTTGAGAAGCGAGCAGCACTCTACTATCGACTCGGCCCCTACGGTAAAGCTGGTCTCCCCGCGGAATTCGCTCTCCGAGAGGATGTATCCGCTTATTTTTTCCCTTATTTGATCGACAGGGTCAGGTTGGGAGGTCATACGATCGGGGGTCCCTCGTTATCTATTTTCTTCTGGATTTTCATGACGGCGTCAATAAGGGCCTCGGGTCTCGGCGGACAGCCACCCACGTAAACATCCACCGGAAGAAACTCGTCAATCCCCTGAACGACGGCGTAACTGTCAAAAGGTCCGCCACCGCACGTACACGACCCCATCGCTATTACCCACTTGGGCTCGGGCATCTGCTCGTAGATCCTTCTGCAGACCGACGCCATCTTGTAGGTTATGGTCCCAGAAACTATCATCAAATCCGCCTGCCTAGGCGAAAACCTAACGGTTTCGGCCCCGAACCTCGCGATATCGAACCTCGAGGAAAAAGTCCCCATCATCTCAATCGCACAGCAAGCAGTTCCGAAAGCCATGGGCCAAAGGCTGTGCTTTCTTCCCCAGTTGGCAACCGCAGAGATCTTGGTCGTGAGAAAACCGTCTCCGCCAAGGAGTGGTCCGCTACTTACTCCCATTCCAAAGCTCCTTTTTTAAGAACGTAGAAATAACCGCCGATGACAATAATAAGAAACGCCAGCACCTCGATAAGGGCCACCATTCCAAGCTCCCTGAACACTACCGCCCAAGCTATGAGAAACACGATTTCTATGTCAAACAGTATGAAAAGAGCTCCTATAAGGTAGTACTTGAGCGAAACCTTTTCCCTTGCGTCTCCCTTGGGAATCATCCCCGATTCATATGGAATTAGCTTGCGCCAGCTTCCGTATCTCTTTGGACCCAGCAGATAGGAAACGGACAGAAGCGCCGCGGCCAAAACGATCGCTATTACTATTATCAGGAGGACGGGAACATACTGGTCTAACACAACACAGACAAGGTTAGTATCAGGGGATGAATTGTCAAGGAAATCTCCTGCTTCCACAGTCAGGTTTTTACGGTCAACAATGGGAAAAGACCCATAAAACGGTTAACATATCCCGGGTTACAGGAACATGGAAAAAGAGATCGCAAAAGCGTACGAACTCGTAACCAATTCCAACGAAATCGTCGTCCTTACAGGGGCGGGAATCTCGGCTGAAAGCGGTATTCCCACATACAGGGGAGAAGAAGGGCTCTGGAGGAATTACGATCCCCACGAACTTGCGACGCCAGAGGCCTTTTTCAGGAATCCCAAGCTCGTGTGGGAGTGGTATGACTCGAGAAGGGCCATAATGAAAAACGCCAAGCCCAATCCCGGCCACTTCGCAATAACCGCGCTTGAGAAAGAAAAAAGAGACTTCACCCTCATAACACAAAACGTAGATGGCCTTCACTTTGCGGCCGGAACCCGAAACGTAATCGAGCTTCACGGAAGTCTCTGGGAAATCAAATGCACGGAATGCGAAAAAGTGGAAAAAAACTATCAGGTGCCTATTCCGGAACTTCCCCCGAAGTGCGGCGCCTGCGACGGGATAATGAGACCGAACACCGTGTTGTTCGGAGAAATCATCCCGATGGAAAGAATAGACAGGTGCCTGTTTGCCATAGAGCAATGCGATCTTCTTCTGATAGTAGGAACTTCCGGAGTGGTTGAACCCGCGGCTTCAATGGGACTCATAGCGAAAAAAAGCGAGAAACCTGTAGTGGAAATCAACATCGATATAACTCCGGGCACGGGCCTTTACGACGCAAGCGTAATGGGGAAATCGGGAGAGGTGCTGCCCCTCCTTGTGGAATCCGAAACCTCTCGAAACCGCATGTAACTAGGATGAAACCGAGCCTCCAGAACTCGGATCAAAAAATCCATCCAGAAAAAACTTGCAAGAGCATAGAGAGATTAGCGTTTTGGCACACACTACCATCCGGCCGCAACGGCCACCATTAATCACCTGTCAAGCTTGAAAAATCGGGCATATAAAGTACCGTATAGGTAACTTGATAAATTTGGACCATCTGGTGATAATTTAAGTCTATCCAACTCCACCCGGTCGCTTAATCATAGAGGGAACTATAGTGCACAAAAGAAAAAATCACCGCCTTTTTCCATACAGATCCGCCTCGAAACGCCTGCTCGCGATATGCCTGGCGCTGCTCGGAGTATCGATTTTTCTCGGTTGCGGCGACACTTATGAAACAGCCCCAGCAGAAGAACCGCTGTTTCTTCCCAGTGATATCTTCGCAGATACCTGTGCCGACCTCAGCAAAGCTCACTTTAAAAGTATCTCTTCTCAAGGCATTTACGCAGATGAAAACAACTGGCTTCGCTCCTGGAGTCACGAAACCTATCTCTGGTACGACGAAATCATAGATCAGGATCCTTCCTGCTGCAGCACTCCCGTCTACTTTGATTTGATGAAGACTTTTGAAACAAATGCTTCCGGAGCTCCCAAGGATAGATTTCATTTCACCGTACCTACCGCGGAATTCCTGGCGAACAGACAAAGCATTGATATAGGATACGGCGCCGAGTTTGTGATTTTAAGCTCTAGACCCCCACGAGATGTAAGGATCGCCTACACGGAACCTAGTTCGCCGGCTACGGCTCCCGAGGTTAATCTTTCCCGCGGCGCGCAGATTCTCGAGATTGACGGTGAAAAGATGTTAGATTCGGATAACCTAGACGTATTAAACAACGGCCTGTTTCCACGCACAGTAGGCGAGAGCCACACATTCACCGTCTTGGACCTCGGATCACAGACTCCCCGCACGGTAACCATGACTTCCGTGGCAATAACTTCTCATCCGGTTCAGAACGTGAAAATCCTTTCCACTCCCAGTGGAGACCGCGTAGGTTACATGCTGTTTAACGCTCACAACGCGCCTGCCGCACAAGCTATCGTGGAAGCGGGCAAACATCTGAAAAACGCAGGCGTCGATGATCTGATCGTTGATCTTCGCTATAACGGCGGCGGACTTGTCTATGTAGCGCAAATATTATCGTCGATGGTCGCAGGGGCTGATAAAGAGGGGCTTACTTTCGAAGAGTTTGAGACAAACGGCAAGATTCCATCGGAAAGCTGGGAGTTCACTTTTGAATTCACGGCGGATGACATAATCGGCGACACAGGCTTAACGGTTCCCAGCCTCGGCTTGCCGCGCCTGTTCGTTCTTACAAGCCCCCGAACCTGCTCGGCAAGTGAATCAGTCATAAACAGTTTGCTCGGCATCGACATAGACGTAATCCGAATCGGGTCGGCTACCTGCGGCAAACCCCATGGTTTCCTTCCAACCGAGAACTGCGGCACTGTTTACCATTCGATTAACTTCAGGGGGGTAAATGCCAAGGGCGAGGCAGACTTCGAAGATGGTTTTACTCCGCACTGCCGAGTTGCAGAAGATTTCAATCACCAGCTCGGTGACCCCGAGGAGATTCTCCTCAAAACAGCTCTTGCTTATCGAGCCAGCGGTGCTTGTCCTCTTGCCGAGGAAAAAGGTAGCAGAGCAACAGGACCATCTGCGGAGTCTTCGTCCGGTGAAGCTATTTCCAGACCTCCTGGATTTTCAGGCAAGATAGCTGGATCCGGGATATCACCATCGAACTGATCCCTGATGAAAACAGAGATCAATATTTTTTCTGTCCTCTGGAACTCATTACTGCGCCCCTGCCAAACAGTTTTTCCATCATTTATGGTAAGTATGCAGCAACCGCGGCTATCCAGAAAAGGACCGCTGTGACGGGCAATTTATAATTGCCAAGCAGGAAAAGCTCCCCAAGCAGACTTCGGAGCGTGTTCTAGACACGTTATGCTGTTTATTAATATGGCCGCTGAAGCGCTTTACTACCTTGCGTCGCATATCTCCATGGCTACTTTTATCGCCTGAATCATGCTCTCGGGACGCGCCGCACCTTTCCACGCTATGTCAAAAGCAGTTCCGTGGTCAGGAGAAGTCCGCAGTATAGGCAGTCCCAAGGTGACGTTAACCCCGGTATCGAAAGAAAGCATCTTGAAGGGCACGAAACCTTGGTCGTGGTACATGGCGACCACCAGATCCCATTTGCCGCGAAGAGCGTCGTAGAAAAGAGTGTCCGCAGGGAGGGGGCCCTCGACCGATATCCCTTCGGCTCTTGCCCTCTCAAGAGCTGGAATTATATGCTCCTGCTCCTCATTTCCGAAAGATCCCGACTCTCCAGCGTGTGGGTTGAGCCCGCAGACAACTATCTTTGGATCTTCAACGCCGAATCTTTTCTTGAGTTCCCGAGCAGATATGGAAACGGTCACATAAACGCTTTCTTCCGTAATCATGTCCGGAACTTCGCGAAGGGGAACATGTATCGTCACGGGCGCTACACGGAACCTCGTTCCCTCAAAAAGCATTACTACGTTTTCTGAACCGGTAAGATCCATGAGCATTTCCGTGTGCCCTGGATAGGTGGAGCCGGCCATGTGTATGGATCTTTTGCTTATCGGAGCCGTGACAATAGCTTTAACCTCGCCTGAGAGAGCCATGGCCACTGCCTTTTCTATACACGCAATAGACGCCCTGCCCGCTTTTTCGGATCTCACCCCTTCTTCAATATCCCCGAGCACAAAATCCGTGGGGTCTATAATTGAAAGAGGACCATCCTTTCCGAACTCACTGTTGGCCCTCTGGAGAACAGATTCACTTCCGACAAACACGATGTCGTATATTTCCTCGAAGAAACCGTCGTAAAAAGCTCTTATGCAGACCTCGGGCCCTATCCCGTTCGGATCTCCCATCGTTACAGCTATTTTCGGTTTTCCGCTCACGCAAGCACCTCTTAATTTCTCTTTAACTAGATAAGACCATTTTTTTTCTTCTGTACTTTTGGGAAAAGCTCCGTCACGTTCTCGAAGACAACCTGAGTAAATTCCTCAAGAGGCAGTCCCCTGAGCTCTGAAATAAGCTTGGCCACGTAAACGACATTGCGCGGCTCGTTCGGTTTTCCCCTCTGGGGCACCGGCGCCAGGTAAGGAGAATCGGTTTCGTAAAGAAGCCTTTCGATGGGGATTCTGGCCGCCGCGTCCCTTACCTCCTCGGCCCTCTTGAAAGTCACTATGCCCGAGAAAGAAATAAAAAAACCCAGATCGAGATATCTCTTCGCTGTTTCGTAATCCCCCGAAAAACAATGAATAACTCCGGGATTCTGGCCAAGGTTCGTTCCCCGAAGCATCGAAAGCAGTTCCTCCTCCGCGTCCC comes from the Candidatus Dadabacteria bacterium genome and includes:
- a CDS encoding alpha/beta hydrolase translates to MTSEIVWEVPEPLSTHDVRVDDDTIITLRQHGNPSGPRLVMSHGNGLAVDLYYPFWSLLTDDFDLIIYDLRNHGWNPVGDLQNHSLPTLVQDNDTILEAIDRHYGAKSRIGVFHSVAALATLLSPKKGGDFAARVLFDPPVCKPGRSFKDYEDIAKRMAKTIRQSTSQFKTTQELVDILPYIPAWQHVVPGVFDLYARTTLRECANGEGYEPRCPSEYQAQLIEYASAFAVLVDFQSLLCPTKVIGADPTLPYSYLPTLDLSDMSTVDYDFLPDTTHLLLLEKPQECVKSMLEFIEPIITT
- the nuoD gene encoding NADH dehydrogenase (quinone) subunit D, translated to MERVEIVTEELGTEADGTRKQTMMLNMGPQHPSTHGVLRVVLYLDGEIVKEAVPHIGYLHRGIEKLCEDITYQKCLPYTDRMDYLASICNNIGFILAVEKLLGIEDEIPERAKVAEVIMFELGRIESHLIGIGANAMDLGAMTAFLFCFKERERIYEILEMVCGARLTTSYPRVGGLPQDLPEDFSDTIRNFLKIFPETLNEIDRLLTRNKIWIGRTKGVAVISKEQAIDLGITGPILRGSGVPYDVRKAVPYLDYENYEFDIPVANEGDAYARYLCRMEEMRQSLRIIEQALENLPDGPYIADLPDIVLPEKELVYTKMESLIRHFVLVYNGFETPPGEIYHSVENPKGELGYYIVSDGTGKPYRMRVRGPSFVNLQALPDMVKGGFVSDVVAAIGSIDIVLGEVDR
- a CDS encoding NADH-quinone oxidoreductase subunit C, with protein sequence MTSQPDPVDQIREKISGYILSESEFRGETSFTVGAESIVECCSLLKNALGFTYLVDVTIVDYLTVKFPRYEVVYLLHRFGENYEENLRIRLKAALEQDNPAIDSVTSVWSGANWLEREAYDMFGITFSGHPDPRRILMPEDYDQFPLRKDFDVRDRESSKRCFERALDEGAE
- a CDS encoding NADH-quinone oxidoreductase subunit B, producing the protein MGVSSGPLLGGDGFLTTKISAVANWGRKHSLWPMAFGTACCAIEMMGTFSSRFDIARFGAETVRFSPRQADLMIVSGTITYKMASVCRRIYEQMPEPKWVIAMGSCTCGGGPFDSYAVVQGIDEFLPVDVYVGGCPPRPEALIDAVMKIQKKIDNEGPPIV
- a CDS encoding NADH-quinone oxidoreductase subunit A gives rise to the protein MLDQYVPVLLIIVIAIVLAAALLSVSYLLGPKRYGSWRKLIPYESGMIPKGDAREKVSLKYYLIGALFILFDIEIVFLIAWAVVFRELGMVALIEVLAFLIIVIGGYFYVLKKGALEWE
- a CDS encoding NAD-dependent deacylase, yielding MEKEIAKAYELVTNSNEIVVLTGAGISAESGIPTYRGEEGLWRNYDPHELATPEAFFRNPKLVWEWYDSRRAIMKNAKPNPGHFAITALEKEKRDFTLITQNVDGLHFAAGTRNVIELHGSLWEIKCTECEKVEKNYQVPIPELPPKCGACDGIMRPNTVLFGEIIPMERIDRCLFAIEQCDLLLIVGTSGVVEPAASMGLIAKKSEKPVVEINIDITPGTGLYDASVMGKSGEVLPLLVESETSRNRM
- a CDS encoding peptidase, with translation MHKRKNHRLFPYRSASKRLLAICLALLGVSIFLGCGDTYETAPAEEPLFLPSDIFADTCADLSKAHFKSISSQGIYADENNWLRSWSHETYLWYDEIIDQDPSCCSTPVYFDLMKTFETNASGAPKDRFHFTVPTAEFLANRQSIDIGYGAEFVILSSRPPRDVRIAYTEPSSPATAPEVNLSRGAQILEIDGEKMLDSDNLDVLNNGLFPRTVGESHTFTVLDLGSQTPRTVTMTSVAITSHPVQNVKILSTPSGDRVGYMLFNAHNAPAAQAIVEAGKHLKNAGVDDLIVDLRYNGGGLVYVAQILSSMVAGADKEGLTFEEFETNGKIPSESWEFTFEFTADDIIGDTGLTVPSLGLPRLFVLTSPRTCSASESVINSLLGIDIDVIRIGSATCGKPHGFLPTENCGTVYHSINFRGVNAKGEADFEDGFTPHCRVAEDFNHQLGDPEEILLKTALAYRASGACPLAEEKGSRATGPSAESSSGEAISRPPGFSGKIAGSGISPSN
- the pdxA gene encoding 4-hydroxythreonine-4-phosphate dehydrogenase PdxA, producing the protein MGDPNGIGPEVCIRAFYDGFFEEIYDIVFVGSESVLQRANSEFGKDGPLSIIDPTDFVLGDIEEGVRSEKAGRASIACIEKAVAMALSGEVKAIVTAPISKRSIHMAGSTYPGHTEMLMDLTGSENVVMLFEGTRFRVAPVTIHVPLREVPDMITEESVYVTVSISARELKKRFGVEDPKIVVCGLNPHAGESGSFGNEEQEHIIPALERARAEGISVEGPLPADTLFYDALRGKWDLVVAMYHDQGFVPFKMLSFDTGVNVTLGLPILRTSPDHGTAFDIAWKGAARPESMIQAIKVAMEICDAR
- a CDS encoding TatD family deoxyribonuclease, translating into MLVDSHAHLLSLEDPVDAVSRAADEGVGKIISIGTGLESSLATIELSRKYRGVYVSVGIHPHSASTFSEEVMREFERLAEDPKVVAIGETGLDYHYMNSPKEDQIRSFEAHMELAKRHCLPFVVHVRDAEEELLSMLRGTNLGQNPGVIHCFSGDYETAKRYLDLGFFISFSGIVTFKRAEEVRDAAARIPIERLLYETDSPYLAPVPQRGKPNEPRNVVYVAKLISELRGLPLEEFTQVVFENVTELFPKVQKKKNGLI